In Merismopedia glauca CCAP 1448/3, a genomic segment contains:
- a CDS encoding YciI family protein: MAKFVLWGSYCENVIEKRAPYRQAHLDGLNQQKADGILITLGPTQDLTKVFGIYEAPDAATVRQLIESDPYWKNGIWTEYEVKEWIQAI, from the coding sequence ATGGCAAAATTTGTTCTCTGGGGTAGCTATTGCGAGAATGTGATTGAAAAGCGCGCTCCTTATCGTCAAGCTCATTTAGATGGTCTTAATCAACAAAAAGCTGATGGTATTTTGATTACCCTAGGTCCTACCCAAGATTTGACCAAAGTTTTCGGGATTTATGAAGCTCCAGATGCGGCTACTGTGCGTCAGTTAATTGAGTCAGATCCCTACTGGAAAAATGGAATTTGGACAGAATATGAGGTTAAAGAGTGGATTCAGGCAATTTAG